Proteins found in one Paralichthys olivaceus isolate ysfri-2021 chromosome 19, ASM2471397v2, whole genome shotgun sequence genomic segment:
- the fbxo16 gene encoding F-box only protein 16, whose protein sequence is MPHASRSPTNCAGMQTKLSAWTPLNHPLTNSKVFEERRTLLKKWFDRWSDSQRRAVLQDFVLSCSQEQLKFLSLSVSRQLPLQAADFTCQLPRALCLYIFSFLDPRSLCRCAQVSWHWKSIVELDQLWTPKCLRLGWWINFSLTPLEQGAWKRHYIQTVQELRLTRLQTAPSPQQFVIPDATANNSRHEDLAEAALLTEERPVSTIQRAGSSLRFGLIKDKQPTTLPPWRDSDRRPKDTLRFNYLDNLEPVKQALRGQMNITATTCRGNTSESADGNRKSLSEATYKLRKAKSLMFLSSGCRPQHPPSHPPSHPPPHPPPHPPSLAPSHPPPHPPPHPPSLAPSHPPPTQQAPCGINHPITKETARSLLSLAMWNAGVRPGPTRSAVPRLSVEALRASQRSHRSSPSAPLFEYPSRNWPASHAR, encoded by the exons ATGCCACATGCATCAAGGTCACCGACAAACTGTGCCGGGATGCAGACGAAACTGAGCGCCTGGACTCCTCTGAACCACCCTCTGACTAACAGCAAG GTGTTTGAAGAGAGACGGACCCTGCTGAAAAAGTGG TTTGACAGGTGGTCTGACAGTCAGAGGAGAGCAGTGCTGCAGGACTTTGTACTGAGCTGTTCTCAGGAGCAGCTGAAGTTCCTGAGTCTCAGTGTGAGCAGacagctccccctgcaggcTGCAGACTTCACCTGCCAGCTGCCCAGAGCTCTCTGCCTCTACATCTTCTCCTTCCTGGACCCCCGCAGCCTCTGTCGATGTGCACAG GTGAGCTGGCACTGGAAGAGCATCGTGGAGCTGGACCAGCTGTGGACGCCTAAGTGTCTGAGGCTCGGCTGGTGGATCAATTTCTCCCTCACGCCTCTCGAGCAGGGCGCGTGGAAGAGACACTACATCCAGACCGTGCAGGAGCTGCGACTCACCCGGCTGCAG ACTGCCCCATCCCCACAGCAGTTTGTGATTCCAGATGCAACAGCGAATAACAGCAGACATGAAGATCTGGCAGAAGCGGCCCTCCTCACAGAGGAGCGTCCAGTCTCCACTATCCAGCGAGCTGGAAGCAGCCTCAGGTTTGGGTTGATTAAAGATAAGCAGCCGACTACACTTCCCCCATGGAGAGATTCTGACAGACGTCCCAAAGACACACTGCGCTTTAACTACCTGGACAACCTGGAGCCTGTGAAACAAGCCCTGAGAGG gCAAATGAACATCACAGCTACCACCTGCCGAGGTAACACATCAGAGTCAGCTGACGGGAATAGGAAATCACTGTCTGAGGCCACTTACAAGCTCCGCAAAGCCAAATCTCTG ATGTTCCTCAGTTCTGGCTGCAGACCCCAACATCCTCCTTCTCATCctccttctcatcctcctccacatcctcctccacatcctccttCTCTTGctccttctcatcctcctccacatcctcctccacatcctccttCTCTTGctccttctcatcctcctcctacTCAACAAGCACCTTGCGGGATCAACCACCCCATCACCAAGGAGACTGCCAGGAGCCTGCTGAGCCTGGCCATGTGGAATGCTGGGGTCCGTCCGGGGCCGACGAGATCGGCGGTGCCCCGGCTGAGCGTGGAAGCACTCAGGGCATCCCAACGCTCACATCGGAGCTCTCCCA GTGCACCACTGTTTGAATACCCTTCGAGGAATTGGCCTGCTTCACATGCAAGATGA
- the fam49a gene encoding CYFIP-related Rac1 interactor A isoform X2, whose amino-acid sequence MGNLLKVLTRDIENYPHFFLDFENAQPTEGERDVWNQVNSVLQDSENILTGLQSYKGAGQEIRDAIQNPNDFMLQERAWNSVCPLVIKLKKFYSFSLRLEEALQSLLESLTSSPFTPTQHLEREQALAKQFAEILHFTLRFDELKMRIPAIQNDFSYYRRTISRNRINNMNLDIENEVNNEMANRMSLFYAEATPMLKTLSNATTNFVTENKTLPLENTTDCLSTMASVCKVMLETPEYSSRFSSEDTLLFCMRVMVGVIILYDHVHPNGAFNKSSKIDMKGCIKVLKDQPADNVEGLLNALKFTTKHLNDESTPKNIRTMLQ is encoded by the exons ATGGGTAACCTGCTTAAAGTCCTAACAAGGGATATAGAGAACTATCCACACTTTTTCCTGGACTTTGAAA atgCACAGCCGACAGAAGGAGAGCGAGACGTGTGGAACCAGGTGAACTCGGTCCTCCAGGACTCAGAGAACATCCTGACGGGCCTGCAGTCGTATAAAGGAGCCGGCCAGGAGATCAGAGAT GCAATTCAAAACCCTAACGACTTCATGCTGCAGGAGCGAGCGTGGAACTCTGTCTGCCCCCTGGTCATCAAACTCAAGAAGTTCTACAGTTTCTCTCTTAGATTAG aggaGGCTCTACAGAGTCTTTTGGAGTCGCTGACGAGTTCGCCCTTCACGCCCACTCAGCACCTGGAGAGGGAGCAGGCCTTGGCCAAACAGTTTGCAGAGATCCTCCATTTCACTCTGCGCTTCGATGAGCTCAAG ATGAGAATTCCTGCCATCCAGAACGACTTCAGCTACTACAGAAGAACAATCAGTCGaaacagaataaacaacatGAAT TTGGACATTGAGAATGAAGTGAACAACGAGATGGCCAACAGGATGTCTCTGTTTTACGCTGAGGCCACACCCATGCTGAAAACACTCAGCAACGCAACCACAAACTTTGTGACAGAG aACAAGACGCTTCCACTGGAAAATACGACAGACTGTCTCAGCACCATGGCCAGTGTCTGTAAAGTCATGCTGGAGACACC AGAATATTCGAGTCGCTTCAGCAGCGAGGACACGCTCTTGTTTTGCATGAGGGTCATGGTCGGGGTCATCATTCTTTACGACCATGTCCACCCCAACGGTGCCTTCAACAAGTCCTCCAAGATAGAC ATGAAAGGCTGCATAAAGGTCCTGAAGGACCAGCCAGCAGACAACGTAGAAGGCCTCCTCAATGCCCTCAA ATTCACCACAAAACACCTGAATGACGAGTCCACGCCGAAGAACATCCGGACGATGCTCCAGTAA
- the fam49a gene encoding CYFIP-related Rac1 interactor A isoform X1: MGNLLNVLTCTELEQGPNFFLDFENAQPTEGERDVWNQVNSVLQDSENILTGLQSYKGAGQEIRDAIQNPNDFMLQERAWNSVCPLVIKLKKFYSFSLRLEEALQSLLESLTSSPFTPTQHLEREQALAKQFAEILHFTLRFDELKMRIPAIQNDFSYYRRTISRNRINNMNLDIENEVNNEMANRMSLFYAEATPMLKTLSNATTNFVTENKTLPLENTTDCLSTMASVCKVMLETPEYSSRFSSEDTLLFCMRVMVGVIILYDHVHPNGAFNKSSKIDMKGCIKVLKDQPADNVEGLLNALKFTTKHLNDESTPKNIRTMLQ; this comes from the exons ATGGGGAATCTGTTAAATGTGCTCACTTGCACAGAGCTTGAACAGGGGCCAAACTTTTTCCTTGACTTTGAAA atgCACAGCCGACAGAAGGAGAGCGAGACGTGTGGAACCAGGTGAACTCGGTCCTCCAGGACTCAGAGAACATCCTGACGGGCCTGCAGTCGTATAAAGGAGCCGGCCAGGAGATCAGAGAT GCAATTCAAAACCCTAACGACTTCATGCTGCAGGAGCGAGCGTGGAACTCTGTCTGCCCCCTGGTCATCAAACTCAAGAAGTTCTACAGTTTCTCTCTTAGATTAG aggaGGCTCTACAGAGTCTTTTGGAGTCGCTGACGAGTTCGCCCTTCACGCCCACTCAGCACCTGGAGAGGGAGCAGGCCTTGGCCAAACAGTTTGCAGAGATCCTCCATTTCACTCTGCGCTTCGATGAGCTCAAG ATGAGAATTCCTGCCATCCAGAACGACTTCAGCTACTACAGAAGAACAATCAGTCGaaacagaataaacaacatGAAT TTGGACATTGAGAATGAAGTGAACAACGAGATGGCCAACAGGATGTCTCTGTTTTACGCTGAGGCCACACCCATGCTGAAAACACTCAGCAACGCAACCACAAACTTTGTGACAGAG aACAAGACGCTTCCACTGGAAAATACGACAGACTGTCTCAGCACCATGGCCAGTGTCTGTAAAGTCATGCTGGAGACACC AGAATATTCGAGTCGCTTCAGCAGCGAGGACACGCTCTTGTTTTGCATGAGGGTCATGGTCGGGGTCATCATTCTTTACGACCATGTCCACCCCAACGGTGCCTTCAACAAGTCCTCCAAGATAGAC ATGAAAGGCTGCATAAAGGTCCTGAAGGACCAGCCAGCAGACAACGTAGAAGGCCTCCTCAATGCCCTCAA ATTCACCACAAAACACCTGAATGACGAGTCCACGCCGAAGAACATCCGGACGATGCTCCAGTAA